The following coding sequences are from one archaeon BMS3Bbin15 window:
- the yloB gene encoding calcium-transporting ATPase, with product MTPDPDLYAPIVDLHEAEKSDIKTLFKKLNTSTQGISNQEAEKRIKIYGPNALQEKRVNPILKFLSYFWGPIPWMIEIAAVLSVLSRDIDTFIIIFAMLLINGLIGFFEEHQASNAMEALKKQLANEARALRDNKWQEIEASNLVPGDIVHVKLGDVIAADIKLIEGKYLSVDQSAMTGESLPVTKKGGDVAYSGSIIKQGEMTALVTATGINTYLGKTAKLVQSAGAPSHFQETIMRIGDFLIIAALVFGGILISVELLRGIELFKLLTFVLVLIVASIPVAMPAVLSVTLAMGAMDLARVKALVTKLQSIEEMAGVDVLCSDKTGTLTQNKIKVGERFTFKARNDSELLITAALASDPDNGDTIDLAVLNALQDKIAMQDNQQLEFTPFDPISKKMEATIQDVSGNRFKVSKGAPQVIMEMCKLDKKESTRVNQIIEDQASKGYRTLGVAKKSDNDNWQFMGILSLYDPPREDSKATIAAAESYGLRVKMITGDHIAIAKQIAAQLGLGTNIVSADEIFNGSSDTETSMQKIEKADGFAQVFPEHKYQIVKALQSMGHYVAMTGDGVNDAPALKQADVGIAVPGATSAARAAAALVLTGHGLSTIIKAIEKARHIFQRMLSYVIYRITMTLDIMVFVVLAMIIFNMFPLTAKMIVLLALMDDIPIMAIATDHTYISSKPVRWKMKKVLASSGMLGMLALIETFGLFLLIWYKAPDLFTYSIRTIMFLQLIASGHLMLFVTRTEKFFWQKPYPSRLLFLAIIITQILAAIMAGLGLLMPAISWNVIALIWGYNVIWVFGIGIINGLVNKHWKSQYNIEQV from the coding sequence ATGACACCGGACCCAGATTTATATGCGCCAATAGTGGACCTCCATGAGGCTGAAAAAAGTGATATAAAAACACTATTCAAAAAACTTAATACCAGCACACAGGGAATTTCTAATCAGGAAGCAGAAAAGCGAATTAAAATCTATGGTCCAAATGCTCTGCAAGAAAAGCGAGTTAATCCAATATTAAAGTTTTTGAGTTATTTCTGGGGACCCATACCCTGGATGATTGAAATTGCAGCAGTTCTGTCAGTTTTAAGTAGAGATATTGATACTTTCATTATAATCTTTGCAATGTTGCTTATAAATGGACTGATTGGATTTTTCGAAGAGCATCAAGCATCTAATGCCATGGAGGCATTGAAAAAACAGCTTGCCAATGAAGCCAGAGCGCTTCGTGATAATAAATGGCAGGAAATTGAAGCATCAAATCTGGTACCTGGAGATATTGTTCACGTAAAGCTTGGAGACGTCATCGCTGCAGATATCAAACTTATCGAGGGAAAATATCTTAGTGTTGACCAATCAGCGATGACAGGAGAATCTTTGCCTGTAACCAAAAAAGGGGGAGATGTTGCATATTCTGGGTCTATCATAAAACAGGGAGAGATGACTGCTCTGGTTACTGCTACTGGCATAAATACCTACCTTGGCAAGACAGCAAAGCTTGTGCAAAGTGCAGGAGCACCCTCGCATTTTCAGGAAACTATAATGAGAATTGGAGATTTTCTTATTATTGCAGCTTTAGTATTTGGTGGAATTTTAATAAGTGTTGAACTTTTAAGAGGTATTGAGTTATTCAAGTTATTGACATTTGTACTGGTGCTTATAGTGGCATCCATACCGGTAGCAATGCCTGCAGTTTTATCGGTTACTCTGGCAATGGGTGCCATGGACTTAGCCCGGGTAAAGGCTCTGGTTACAAAACTGCAATCTATTGAAGAAATGGCTGGAGTAGATGTGTTATGCTCTGATAAAACCGGGACACTCACACAGAACAAAATAAAGGTAGGAGAGAGATTTACATTTAAAGCTCGTAATGACAGTGAACTGTTAATTACAGCAGCATTGGCATCAGACCCTGATAATGGGGATACTATTGATCTTGCAGTATTAAACGCATTGCAGGACAAAATTGCAATGCAGGATAATCAACAACTGGAATTTACTCCATTTGACCCTATTTCAAAAAAAATGGAGGCTACCATACAGGACGTGTCTGGCAATCGTTTTAAAGTAAGTAAAGGCGCACCCCAGGTAATAATGGAAATGTGTAAACTGGATAAAAAGGAGTCTACACGAGTAAATCAGATTATTGAAGACCAGGCTTCAAAAGGCTATCGTACTTTAGGAGTGGCAAAAAAATCTGATAATGATAACTGGCAATTTATGGGGATATTATCATTGTATGACCCTCCCCGTGAAGATTCAAAGGCCACAATCGCAGCTGCTGAAAGTTATGGACTTAGAGTGAAGATGATCACAGGGGACCATATTGCAATAGCTAAACAAATTGCAGCACAACTGGGTTTAGGAACTAATATAGTATCTGCTGATGAAATTTTTAACGGTTCTTCTGATACAGAGACATCCATGCAAAAAATTGAAAAAGCAGACGGTTTTGCACAGGTGTTTCCTGAACATAAATACCAGATAGTAAAAGCGTTACAATCGATGGGACACTACGTTGCAATGACAGGTGATGGGGTAAATGACGCTCCTGCACTGAAACAGGCAGATGTAGGAATAGCTGTGCCAGGAGCAACCAGTGCTGCAAGAGCTGCTGCGGCACTGGTACTCACAGGGCACGGATTATCAACAATAATAAAAGCAATTGAGAAAGCACGACACATATTTCAGCGAATGTTGAGCTATGTGATTTACCGTATTACAATGACTCTTGATATTATGGTATTTGTTGTTCTGGCGATGATAATCTTCAACATGTTTCCTCTAACTGCAAAAATGATTGTGTTATTAGCGCTTATGGATGATATTCCCATTATGGCTATTGCCACGGACCATACATATATAAGTTCTAAGCCAGTTCGATGGAAAATGAAAAAAGTTCTGGCCAGTTCAGGTATGCTTGGAATGCTGGCACTCATAGAGACATTTGGATTGTTTTTACTGATATGGTATAAAGCTCCAGATTTATTCACATATAGTATTCGAACTATAATGTTTTTACAGCTCATTGCCAGTGGGCATTTAATGTTGTTTGTCACACGTACAGAGAAATTCTTCTGGCAAAAACCGTACCCTTCACGATTACTATTTCTTGCAATTATAATTACACAGATTCTGGCTGCGATAATGGCAGGATTGGGTTTGTTGATGCCTGCAATATCCTGGAATGTTATTGCTTTGATATGGGGTTATAATGTGATATGGGTGTTTGGAATAGGTATAATCAATGGCCTTGTCAACAAACACTGGAAATCCCAGTATAACATTGAACAAGTCTAA